DNA from Malus sylvestris chromosome 11, drMalSylv7.2, whole genome shotgun sequence:
taatagtaatataaaatgttaacgtggcttaaccgtgaccgcataaataggaggggatgggagtgtatgggaagtgggagggcagagaagccaggtCTGCAAACATTAGCCAAACTCAGTCGCTAGACGAAATGGAAACACCCAACTACATACTATGTTTTTCTTGTGAAGTATAAATAAAGGTTATTTTATCGGACCTGGCTTCTCTGCCAtcccacttcccatacactctcatcccctcctatttgtgcgatcacggttaagccacgtcaacattttatatcactattgctttttgtcttattatctctataaaaaaaaatcaatataaaatgttgacgtggcttaaccatgaccgcaCAATATAAGAGAAGATGAGAGTGTATGAGaactgggagggcagagaagccaggtCCTATTTTATTGATACTTCACAACTTTTTAGATGAAGTGTAAATAAgtgttatttttttaaatctcgAAATTAGTCCAATtctaaaatcttgattgaataaTATTTGACTACTAAAAGATGAGCAGGAACTCATacttaaaatttctcaaaattgttcgttgtcaatttatagaattttgtatttataattagaaccgttcatattataaatcatcaTATAAAGATCGCatttgcaaaaaatcaattaaaactaaggtcttttagtcatcaaactatttaaaaacaaatgaacagtattggtaaaagcattatgaaccgtctatgtatttgctaTAATAAATTAACTAAACgaccttaattttaattaattttttgcaaAGATTATCTTTACAATGTGATTCATAGTATGAACAGTTCTGATCATAAGTACAAAGCTCCGCAACTAAAATACTAAGaattttgagtaggagttcctacttatttttgagtagccaagtattgttCATCTTGATTTCGGCATGCATTTATGAAATTccatttttcaaaactttttgaaTTGGAGTTCGAAATATGTATTTTCTTGTCCAATTCGACACAAAATTGGGCCTAGTGTGTGAACCTAAAACTTAGTAAGCCAGCGTATACGTCAGTTAAACGAATTCTCACAAGCATCAATATAAAGAAACATTTTTTCTAGTGAAATGTAAAAGTACAAAAGGTATTATATTTACAATTAGATAATATTGGGTACTCATGCACCTCATCATCTGACACGTGTTTTTTCAACTAACTTTGGTTAATTAACTAATATTAAATGTTCCTTTTCCAATTTCGAACAAAAATTAACTATGATTAAGTGAAAGACTACATGTCAGATGATGAgatgtatggtgagcatacactatagtttatggtggtgagcaaaaatgcacccttAATTTTTCTTGGGCATTAAAAACAAGGAACACGtgacatttttttattagaCCAAACCAGAAAGTAAGTACATAAAATATTTACTAGTGAGTACGTACGTATTatccttttcaatttacttttTCTACAAATACTATGGGATTGAAGATAAAATGTGTACATCCTTTTACAAAGCTGAGAAACTAATCAAGCATAATCAAGGGGAAAATCGAGCATAATCAACCCAAACACACTTAGTGCGTCATTTCTGGGAAAGAGACTTGCATGAAAGAAACACTATTATTTGGCATTCCAAACCAATCACGTGTTGTTATGTATTGAAAATTTTCCATTTGTCAATAAGTAATAGATTTAGGATGCCGGATATATTGTCCCCATTTCATGTAAGCAATGAGATGCAACCGAATGGACATCGTTTGAGACACAAAAACTCCTAGAAAATTCATTTTCAAAACCTTCGCATGTGATTGAGGCACTATCCAACCATGGATGAGAGCAATCCTCAATTCCTCAACAATGTTTGACCGACACCGTCGTACTTAAGTGGCATTGAAACTTGGGAACTTTGCTCGAACCACTCAAAATTTGTTACAAACAACCATCCAGTCCGTCCACCTGACCTCGCCGGAGAACCAAACCTCATCGCAATTTACTTTGACAAATCTATGGCCACGACGTTGCCAATACTGGAAAGAGAACGGTGCtctccaccatggtaggctcttGCCGAAGACGACAGTCCAACCAAAAATAATGATTAAACGCCTCATAAATCCAACACACAATTACGACAAATCGGGCAAGTTAGGCTCTTCTTCAACCAAGTGTTCATGCAGTTGGAATGGAACGTATGATTGCATGAGGGAAAAACTTGACACAATTGATCGGTCTCAAAATCCTCCATGCAAATAACACAATCTTTAcagttaattttaatttcttggCTTCCATAAGCTATAGCTGGTGGCATTTTGCTCTCCAAAACTTGTTCCCTTTCTCGCTGCTGCCTCTCGTCTCTTCTTTCCTCCAATGCCTCAACAATCGAGTCCAAAATTTCCAAAACCCTTAAATTATGAAGGAGGGTTGCTTGATAAAATGTAGCTTGGTCGTTCCATTCTGAACCGTTGTCTAGTCGAAACAATCGTTGTTGATCCCCGGCTTCAGTATCAGGGTTACTACTCCTCTCGTAATAGGGCGTCCTGACGAACTCGCAGATGTCATAAAAGAGGGCGATGACAATCAACGTAAGTATGATGGAGAATGCTATGATGCAGAAATATACGAAAATCATAGTGCTtatgaaagaaagaagagaaaaaacagGAGGTGGGATGACAAGCTTAAGGGCTTCAAACGTGTTCATGGTGATGACGAATGAATGCTAACGTTTGCTCGATCAATGATCAATGATGGCTTGGGAATCCGACATGGATGCTTTGCTTTGCTTGGTATTTGTCTATGAAGTTGTTGAACGGCAAAACTGTTAGACCCATATTCGAGATTTTGCGGTTTAAACAAACTTTTTGAAGATCTATAGATTGATAACTTTGTTAGTTTTCTCTTTGCTACGGGTATAGACGTTGGAGATTGTTAAATTCGTTGTTCGGGTACAATTAATTTCTGTGTTAATTACTCTAAAACaatgtctaaaacaaaaattagtattttttttaaaataaatattaatactTTTTTAAAAGGTTATATTAAAGAGGGGACTATTTAAAATTTTCGCACGACCCCTAAATTCTGATAGACAACCATCACATTTCCAAAAAGGACCCCTTATAACTTATTCCCTGTGTTAACTTTTATGTAAGAATTAGGGGTGCAACTCGGATAAAAATATCTGATTCTAATAGATTTTGAGCTGAAAAGTTTCAAATATTGCATCCGATTCAAACTTGAAactgaaattttaattttgaaaatattaTATATGAATTTGACTGTATTTGAATATTTCGAATCTAATTAAAAATTCTTAAACTTGCCTAACTCTGTTATTATATAACCTAATTATGTACTCATCAATTTTTTatatgttcattttttttttgttatacaatatagaTTCTATTTTCTCAATTACAACTCCcttaaatatattatatacaaaaaatgaaaactataaaagaaaaaaaaatgtacatatatatatatatatgtatatatatgaagatgagatacttttgatctTGGGATAGTGTATGTAGATGAAGTTATACGACTCccataattatgtatttttgaTCCAATTCGACAGAAGATCAGGCTTAATGTGAACTAAAAACTAACTCAGCGTATATGTCAGTTGGACGAGTTTTCACAAACATCgataaaaaaagtttttttttagtgaAATGTAAAAGAACAAAAGGTGTTACctttacaatttattttttatacaaataatatggGAATGAGATAAAATATGTACTCCCTTTTCAAAGCTGAGAAACTAATCAAGCATAATCAGGGGAGGTGGGGATCGAGCATAATCAAACTCAAGCACACTTAGCGCATCACTTCTAGGGGAGAGACTTACGCGA
Protein-coding regions in this window:
- the LOC126590420 gene encoding putative RING-H2 finger protein ATL19, with protein sequence MNTFEALKLVIPPPVFSLLSFISTMIFVYFCIIAFSIILTLIVIALFYDICEFVRTPYYERSSNPDTEAGDQQRLFRLDNGSEWNDQATFYQATLLHNLRVLEILDSIVEALEERRDERQQREREQVLESKMPPAIAYGSQEIKINCKDCVICMEDFETDQLCQVFPSCNHTFHSNCMNTWLKKSLTCPICRNCVLDL